From Hymenobacter sedentarius, a single genomic window includes:
- a CDS encoding RICIN domain-containing protein: MFRLLLLGLLLPVFAHAQTTFVPDERAFYGLIDRGSGRCLDVASASTASGAPAVQWEFTHGLSQQWRFVPLRAGSDYYRIEARHSNQCLTVSKAGENMALVQRPFQGSAEQQWRLVPAGPAGSYQLENKSEGRCAALASSDKFNGTPVLAQKGNGRASQQWRLFRLRLNVVEGPSPFGPPKPLAGPVNSPGNEVHPVLSPDGNTLYVARTKFAGNTEGNTDSGDAWMSQSADHGQTWGPSTRLDAINTPQNNEVVAAVGPEGRTLYVRGTYDPNGFRDESLSKVPKAAATSGTSKGVRPEGLRVANYYSAVPGTGFFVSQDEKTLLLSLERGDSEGGNDLYLSRPDGNGGFTEPQSLGPVLNSPGFDFAPWLAPDGKTLYFASYGHMGYGSADIFVSERLDNSWSKWSEPRNLGPVLNGPGFNAYFSLTPDGKTAYYSSSTTVNGTSDIWRTGRAVPADSLPAAPVAAVTEAPARAYLTGRVLDARTKQPVPGAIVKANLLANAAGVQFNATSKADNTGGYQISLLPGKYYLSAMGGGFLTVGDTLIATGSPRRDLLLLPAAVGAKVDLPSIIFAQGKAGLLGSSYSELNRLAIALQASPTTEVRLEGHTDNVGPADKNQQLSEDRVAEVKRYLVGRGVDEKRITTVGFGGSKPKFSNDREETRRLNRRVELVIVK, from the coding sequence ATGTTTCGATTGTTGCTGTTGGGCCTGCTGTTGCCCGTTTTTGCCCACGCCCAAACCACCTTTGTGCCCGATGAGCGGGCTTTCTACGGGCTGATTGACCGCGGGAGTGGGCGCTGCCTCGACGTGGCCAGCGCCAGCACCGCCAGTGGCGCGCCCGCCGTGCAGTGGGAGTTTACGCACGGGCTCAGCCAGCAGTGGCGCTTTGTGCCGCTGCGGGCCGGCAGCGACTACTACCGCATCGAGGCCCGCCACAGCAACCAGTGCCTCACCGTGAGCAAGGCCGGCGAAAACATGGCCCTGGTGCAGCGGCCCTTTCAGGGCAGCGCCGAGCAGCAGTGGCGTCTGGTGCCGGCCGGCCCGGCGGGCAGCTACCAGCTCGAAAACAAGAGCGAAGGGCGGTGCGCGGCCCTGGCCTCTTCGGATAAATTCAACGGCACGCCGGTGCTGGCCCAGAAAGGCAACGGCCGGGCCAGCCAGCAGTGGCGCCTGTTTCGGCTCCGGCTCAACGTGGTGGAAGGCCCTTCGCCATTTGGCCCCCCCAAGCCCCTGGCCGGCCCCGTAAACTCGCCCGGCAACGAAGTGCACCCCGTGCTGAGCCCCGACGGCAACACGCTGTACGTGGCGCGCACCAAGTTTGCGGGCAACACCGAAGGCAATACCGACTCCGGCGATGCCTGGATGAGCCAGAGCGCCGACCACGGCCAGACCTGGGGCCCGTCCACGCGCCTCGACGCCATCAACACCCCCCAAAACAACGAAGTAGTGGCCGCGGTGGGGCCCGAGGGGCGCACGCTGTACGTGCGCGGCACCTACGACCCAAACGGCTTTCGCGACGAGAGCCTGAGCAAGGTGCCCAAGGCGGCGGCCACGAGTGGCACCAGCAAAGGCGTGAGGCCCGAGGGGCTGCGGGTGGCCAACTACTATTCGGCGGTGCCGGGCACTGGCTTCTTTGTGAGCCAGGACGAAAAAACCCTGCTGCTCTCGCTGGAGCGCGGCGATTCCGAAGGCGGCAACGACCTGTACCTGAGCCGGCCCGACGGCAACGGCGGCTTCACCGAGCCCCAGTCCCTGGGCCCGGTACTCAACTCGCCCGGCTTTGACTTTGCCCCTTGGCTGGCGCCTGACGGCAAAACCCTGTATTTTGCCTCTTATGGCCACATGGGGTACGGCTCGGCTGATATTTTTGTGAGCGAGCGGCTCGACAACAGCTGGAGCAAGTGGAGCGAGCCTCGCAACCTGGGGCCGGTACTCAACGGCCCGGGCTTCAACGCCTACTTCAGCTTGACGCCCGATGGCAAAACCGCCTATTACTCGTCGTCGACCACGGTAAACGGGACCAGCGACATCTGGCGGACGGGCCGCGCAGTACCCGCCGATTCGCTGCCGGCCGCGCCGGTGGCCGCCGTGACCGAAGCCCCGGCCCGCGCTTACCTGACCGGCCGTGTGCTGGATGCCCGCACCAAGCAGCCGGTGCCGGGCGCCATTGTGAAGGCCAACCTGCTGGCTAATGCCGCCGGGGTGCAGTTCAATGCCACTAGCAAGGCCGACAATACCGGCGGCTACCAAATCTCCCTGCTGCCGGGCAAGTACTACCTCTCGGCCATGGGCGGCGGCTTCCTCACCGTGGGCGATACGCTGATTGCCACTGGCTCGCCGCGGCGCGACCTGCTGCTACTGCCCGCCGCCGTGGGGGCAAAAGTGGACCTGCCATCCATCATTTTCGCGCAGGGCAAGGCCGGTTTGCTGGGCTCGTCCTACAGCGAACTCAACCGCCTGGCCATTGCCCTGCAAGCCAGCCCAACCACGGAAGTGCGCCTGGAAGGCCACACCGATAATGTGGGCCCGGCCGATAAAAACCAGCAGCTATCCGAAGACCGGGTGGCCGAAGTGAAACGCTACCTCGTGGGCCGAGGCGTCGATGAAAAGCGCATTACCACAGTCGGCTTTGGCGGCTCGAAACCGAAGTTCTCCAACGACCGCGAAGAAACCCGCCGCCTGAACCGCCGGGTTGAACTGGTGATTGTGAAGTAA
- a CDS encoding amidohydrolase family protein, with the protein MRISALLFVCLPLAALAQVPTPAPPQAKPVLITGATLHVGNGTVVPNATVAFDKGRLTYAGPAAGFTQDKAGFEAIDATGQQLYPGLILPNTTLGLTEVESIRATVDEEEVGTLNPNVRALIAYNTDSDILPTVRTNGVLLAQPTPRGGLLAGQSSVVQLDAWNWQDAVVRADDGQHLTWPAMVFRINPTEDAAALDRRQKAREAQLRDLEQLFGEANAYRQAPAGRPENLRLAALAGLFDGSKTLYLHADYGKEIIEAVRFARRMGAQKVAVVGARDAWMVLDFLKQNDVSVVVSRIHALPRRDADDYDQPYKLPAQLQAAGVRFCLDYQGSMETAGSRNLAFIAGTASAFGLSKEQALTAVTLSPAQMMGIDKDYGTLETGKSATLVLSKGDLLDMRTNAVLRAFIDGRSISLDSKQTYLANKFRSKYGL; encoded by the coding sequence ATGCGCATATCCGCTTTATTATTTGTCTGCCTGCCCCTCGCCGCCCTGGCCCAGGTGCCCACACCGGCGCCGCCCCAAGCCAAGCCCGTGCTCATTACCGGCGCCACGCTGCACGTGGGCAACGGCACCGTGGTGCCCAATGCCACGGTTGCCTTCGACAAAGGCCGCTTGACCTATGCCGGGCCCGCCGCGGGCTTCACGCAGGACAAAGCCGGCTTCGAGGCCATTGATGCCACGGGCCAGCAGCTATATCCGGGGCTGATACTGCCGAATACGACCCTGGGCCTGACCGAAGTCGAATCCATCCGGGCTACGGTGGACGAGGAGGAAGTAGGCACGCTCAATCCCAACGTGCGGGCCCTGATTGCCTACAATACGGACTCCGACATTCTGCCCACCGTGCGCACCAACGGCGTACTGCTGGCCCAACCTACCCCGCGCGGTGGGCTGCTGGCCGGCCAGAGCAGCGTGGTGCAGCTCGACGCCTGGAACTGGCAGGATGCCGTGGTGCGCGCCGACGACGGCCAGCATCTCACCTGGCCCGCCATGGTATTTCGCATCAACCCCACCGAAGACGCCGCGGCCCTAGACCGCCGCCAGAAAGCCCGCGAAGCCCAGCTGCGCGACCTGGAGCAGCTCTTCGGCGAAGCCAATGCCTACCGCCAAGCGCCGGCCGGCCGCCCCGAAAACCTACGCCTTGCCGCGCTGGCGGGCCTTTTTGATGGCTCCAAAACGCTGTACCTGCACGCCGACTACGGCAAGGAAATCATCGAAGCCGTGCGGTTTGCCCGCCGCATGGGTGCGCAGAAGGTGGCCGTGGTGGGGGCCCGCGATGCCTGGATGGTGCTCGATTTCCTGAAGCAAAACGATGTGAGCGTGGTCGTGTCGCGGATTCATGCGCTGCCCCGCCGCGATGCCGACGACTACGACCAGCCCTACAAGCTGCCTGCGCAGCTCCAGGCCGCGGGCGTCCGGTTTTGCCTCGATTACCAGGGCAGCATGGAAACGGCTGGTTCCCGCAACCTGGCCTTTATTGCCGGTACTGCCTCCGCGTTTGGCCTGAGCAAGGAGCAGGCCCTGACGGCCGTGACCCTGAGCCCGGCCCAAATGATGGGCATCGACAAGGACTACGGCACGCTGGAAACCGGCAAAAGCGCCACCCTGGTGCTGAGCAAGGGCGACCTGCTGGACATGCGAACCAATGCCGTGTTGCGCGCCTTTATCGATGGCCGCAGCATCTCGCTGGATAGCAAGCAAACGTACCTGGCGAATAAATTCCGCAGCAAATACGGGCTGTAA
- a CDS encoding amidohydrolase family protein — MKIFNQDVPLTALLALAGSAAVAQPGTFPRNGVYDQRPGVFAFTHATLFTDYQTKISDGTLLIRDGKVVATGPAASVKIPAGAVVQDVRGKFIYPGFVDVYTSYGVPETKASERQGRRAAPQFDSQKTGAYNWNQAVHPEVNAAEQFKINEEQAAAYRALGFGAVLTQQADGIMRGTAALVSLNTNRREHEVMLLEKAASGLSFDKGTSTQDYPGSLMGSIALLRQTYLDAQWNQRNPRREQNLSLQALTKQKALPAIFQVTDKLSALRADRVGDEAGQQYIIKGNGDEYQRLNDLKATGATFVLPLNYPEAYNVDDVYDALRIPLEDLKHWELAPANAARLSQAGVPFALTAADLKDKKKFLPNLRKAAKYGLSETDALRALTETPAHLLHAQDRIGALKPGMEANFIVCSARFLADDNVVLDNWVQGERYQVSTVPADFRGVYTFKVGEQPEARLLIQGKPEAPELRIVSTAGDTVRGNVNVTSDLATIVYNPSDKVKGKRGPDKSANAPNQVPSPTPGSVRLSGFYTQEGRVFQGDGLLADGTPVKWRAARQEEASRAAKRDSAKVTPLPVLGNITFPFAAYGRSAIPSQQATLIKNTTVWTSEAAGKLENTDVLLENGKITKIGKNLALPKGARSIDGAGKHLSPGIIDEHSHIAIAGGVNEGTQAVTSEVRVGDVVDNEDVGIYRDLAGGVVAAQLLHGSANPIGGQSALVKFRWGATPDDMRIAGAPGFIKFALGENVKQSNRNELSVLRFPQTRMGTEQVFVDAFTRAKEYEKDLAGYKKLSKSKQKTTEAPRRDLELEALVEILNRQRFITCHSYVQSEINMLLNVADRMGFKVNTFTHILEGYKVADKMKAHGANASTFSDWWAYKNEVRDAIPYNAAIMTRAGLNVAINSDDAEMSRRLNQEAAKTVKYGGLTEEEALRLVTINPAKMLHLDAHMGSIKEGKDADVVLWTDNPLSIYARPEYTFVDGREMFSLSTDAALRADMQKERQRIVQAMLLAKKSGAPTQSAPSKAQGLWHCDTIGQEKELAK; from the coding sequence ATGAAAATTTTTAATCAGGATGTGCCGCTCACGGCACTGCTCGCGCTGGCGGGCTCGGCGGCCGTGGCGCAGCCCGGCACGTTCCCACGCAACGGCGTGTACGACCAGCGCCCCGGGGTGTTTGCTTTCACCCACGCCACGCTGTTCACCGATTACCAAACCAAAATCAGTGACGGCACGCTACTGATTCGGGACGGGAAAGTAGTGGCGACTGGCCCGGCGGCTTCCGTGAAAATCCCGGCCGGTGCCGTGGTGCAGGACGTGCGCGGCAAGTTCATCTACCCCGGTTTTGTGGACGTGTACACCAGCTACGGCGTGCCCGAAACCAAAGCGTCGGAGCGCCAGGGACGCCGGGCTGCCCCGCAGTTCGACAGCCAAAAAACCGGCGCGTATAACTGGAACCAAGCCGTGCACCCCGAAGTAAACGCGGCCGAGCAGTTCAAAATCAACGAAGAGCAGGCCGCCGCGTACCGGGCCCTGGGCTTCGGCGCCGTGCTCACGCAGCAGGCCGATGGCATCATGCGCGGCACGGCGGCCTTGGTCAGCCTCAATACCAACCGCCGCGAGCACGAGGTGATGCTGCTGGAAAAAGCCGCCTCGGGCCTATCGTTCGACAAAGGCACCAGCACCCAGGACTACCCCGGCTCGCTGATGGGCAGCATTGCCCTGCTCCGCCAAACCTACCTCGACGCGCAGTGGAACCAGCGCAACCCGCGCCGCGAGCAAAACCTGTCGCTGCAGGCCCTCACTAAGCAGAAGGCCCTGCCGGCCATTTTTCAGGTCACGGACAAACTCTCGGCGCTGCGGGCCGACCGGGTGGGCGATGAGGCCGGCCAACAATACATTATCAAGGGGAACGGTGACGAATACCAACGGCTCAACGACCTGAAAGCCACCGGCGCCACCTTCGTGCTGCCCCTCAACTACCCCGAGGCTTACAACGTGGACGACGTGTATGATGCCTTGCGCATTCCCCTCGAAGACCTGAAGCACTGGGAGTTGGCCCCCGCCAACGCGGCCCGCCTCAGCCAGGCCGGCGTGCCGTTTGCCCTCACCGCAGCCGACCTCAAGGACAAAAAGAAGTTCCTGCCCAACCTGCGCAAAGCCGCCAAGTACGGCCTGAGCGAAACCGATGCCTTGCGCGCCCTTACCGAAACGCCTGCCCACCTGCTGCACGCCCAGGACCGCATCGGGGCCCTGAAGCCCGGCATGGAAGCCAACTTCATCGTGTGCTCGGCCCGCTTCCTGGCCGACGACAACGTGGTGCTCGACAACTGGGTGCAGGGCGAACGGTACCAGGTCAGCACCGTGCCGGCCGACTTTCGCGGCGTGTACACCTTTAAGGTTGGCGAGCAACCCGAGGCCCGCCTGCTTATTCAGGGCAAACCCGAGGCCCCAGAGCTGAGAATTGTGTCCACTGCCGGCGATACCGTTCGCGGCAATGTGAACGTGACCAGCGACTTGGCCACCATTGTGTACAATCCCAGCGACAAAGTGAAAGGGAAAAGAGGGCCGGATAAAAGTGCCAATGCCCCGAACCAAGTCCCAAGCCCTACGCCCGGCTCCGTGCGCCTGAGTGGCTTCTACACCCAGGAGGGCCGCGTGTTTCAGGGCGATGGCCTGCTGGCCGATGGCACGCCGGTGAAGTGGCGCGCCGCGCGCCAGGAAGAAGCCAGCCGCGCGGCCAAGCGCGACTCGGCCAAGGTGACCCCGCTGCCGGTGCTCGGCAACATTACGTTCCCGTTTGCCGCCTACGGCCGGTCGGCCATCCCCAGCCAGCAGGCCACGCTCATCAAAAACACCACGGTGTGGACCAGCGAGGCCGCGGGTAAGCTCGAAAACACCGACGTGCTGCTGGAAAACGGCAAAATCACCAAAATTGGCAAGAACCTGGCCCTGCCCAAGGGCGCCCGCAGCATCGACGGCGCGGGCAAGCATCTCTCGCCGGGCATCATCGACGAGCACTCGCACATCGCCATTGCCGGCGGCGTGAACGAAGGCACCCAGGCCGTGACTAGCGAGGTGCGCGTGGGCGACGTGGTGGACAACGAGGACGTGGGCATCTACCGCGACCTGGCGGGCGGCGTGGTGGCGGCGCAGCTGCTGCACGGCTCGGCCAACCCCATAGGCGGGCAGTCGGCGCTGGTAAAGTTTCGCTGGGGCGCCACGCCCGATGACATGCGAATTGCCGGCGCGCCGGGCTTTATCAAGTTTGCCCTGGGCGAAAACGTAAAGCAAAGCAACCGCAACGAGCTTAGCGTGCTGCGCTTCCCGCAGACGCGCATGGGCACCGAGCAGGTATTTGTGGATGCCTTTACCCGCGCCAAGGAATACGAGAAAGACCTGGCGGGCTACAAAAAGCTCAGCAAAAGCAAGCAGAAAACCACCGAGGCTCCGCGCCGCGATTTGGAGCTGGAAGCCTTGGTCGAAATTCTCAACCGCCAGCGCTTCATTACCTGCCACAGCTACGTGCAAAGCGAAATCAACATGCTGCTGAACGTGGCCGACCGCATGGGCTTCAAGGTGAATACCTTCACTCACATTCTGGAGGGCTACAAAGTGGCCGATAAGATGAAAGCCCACGGCGCCAATGCCAGCACGTTCTCGGACTGGTGGGCGTATAAAAACGAGGTAAGGGACGCCATTCCGTACAACGCGGCCATTATGACGCGGGCCGGCCTGAACGTGGCCATCAACTCCGACGACGCCGAAATGAGCCGCCGCCTCAACCAGGAAGCCGCCAAAACCGTGAAGTACGGCGGCCTGACCGAAGAAGAGGCCCTGCGCCTGGTCACCATCAATCCGGCCAAAATGCTGCACCTCGACGCCCACATGGGCTCCATCAAGGAAGGCAAGGACGCCGACGTGGTGCTCTGGACCGATAACCCCCTCAGCATCTACGCCCGCCCCGAATACACCTTCGTGGACGGCCGCGAAATGTTCAGCCTCAGCACCGACGCTGCCCTGCGTGCCGACATGCAGAAGGAGCGGCAGCGCATCGTGCAAGCCATGCTGCTGGCCAAAAAGAGCGGCGCGCCCACGCAGTCGGCGCCCAGCAAAGCCCAGGGCCTCTGGCACTGCGACACAATCGGCCAGGAAAAAGAGCTTGCCAAATAA
- a CDS encoding DUF2945 domain-containing protein, whose amino-acid sequence MRKGTKVTWKYGTGTATGKIESVHKEPVSRTIKGSEIHRNGSAADPALVIVQENGDRVLKLKSEVKAAS is encoded by the coding sequence ATGCGCAAAGGCACCAAAGTCACCTGGAAATACGGCACCGGCACCGCAACTGGCAAAATTGAATCGGTGCACAAAGAGCCCGTTTCGCGCACCATAAAGGGCTCCGAGATTCACCGCAACGGCTCCGCCGCCGACCCCGCCCTGGTCATCGTGCAGGAAAACGGCGACCGGGTGCTCAAGCTCAAAAGCGAAGTAAAAGCGGCGAGCTGA
- a CDS encoding amino acid permease, with product MASIFAKKPLAVLLGEANSTGHGTLKRTLGAGNLVALGVGAIIGAGLFVRTAAAAAQASGPGVTLAFIVAAIGCVFAGLCYAEFAAMIPIAGSAYTYAYTTMGEFVAWVIGWALIMEYALGAATVSIAWSEYLNKLLQVFGMSIPYNLSHSPFESAVVNGVTEHGLINLPALLVIVALSLLLVKGTQESAMFNAVVVVLKVLIVLVFIAVGWQFINPANHTPYLIPENAEPVKNAAGDVVRSYTEWNKHGFGGILGGAAIVFFAFIGFDAVSTAAQEAKNPKRDMPIGILGSLAICTVLYILFGHVLTGVANWREFADPALGGEASVTYAIKAHMPGYGWLATAVTVAILLGFSSVMLVMLMGQSRVFFSMAKDGLMPKAFSELHPRFNTPYKSNLMLMVFVGLFAAFVPGSLAGDLTSFGTLLAFVLVSLGVWIMRRSDPDQPRPFRSPLSSPSFPLVPIMGALICLLLIVALDAFTLKVALGWMLLGFVVYFLYGRRKSLLQKGIVVVPTEMEEAAFIEPSDKNL from the coding sequence ATGGCAAGTATTTTCGCCAAAAAACCCCTGGCCGTGCTTCTGGGCGAGGCCAATTCCACCGGGCACGGGACCCTGAAGCGGACGCTGGGCGCGGGCAACCTCGTGGCGCTGGGCGTGGGCGCCATCATCGGGGCGGGCCTGTTTGTGCGCACGGCGGCGGCGGCGGCCCAGGCTTCGGGCCCGGGCGTCACGCTGGCGTTCATCGTGGCCGCCATTGGCTGCGTGTTTGCGGGCCTGTGCTACGCCGAGTTCGCGGCCATGATTCCCATTGCCGGCTCGGCCTACACCTACGCCTACACCACCATGGGCGAGTTTGTGGCCTGGGTAATCGGCTGGGCCCTCATCATGGAATACGCGCTGGGCGCGGCTACCGTGAGCATTGCCTGGAGCGAATACCTCAACAAGCTCCTGCAGGTGTTTGGGATGAGTATACCGTACAACCTGAGCCACTCGCCCTTCGAAAGCGCCGTGGTGAACGGCGTAACCGAGCACGGCCTCATCAACCTGCCAGCCCTGCTGGTGATTGTGGCGCTGAGCCTGTTGCTGGTAAAAGGCACGCAGGAGTCGGCCATGTTCAACGCTGTAGTGGTGGTGCTGAAAGTGCTTATCGTACTGGTGTTTATCGCAGTGGGCTGGCAGTTTATCAACCCCGCCAACCACACGCCTTACCTGATTCCTGAGAACGCCGAGCCGGTGAAAAACGCCGCTGGCGACGTGGTGCGCAGCTACACCGAGTGGAACAAGCACGGCTTCGGGGGCATCCTGGGTGGTGCTGCCATCGTGTTTTTTGCCTTCATTGGGTTTGATGCCGTGAGCACCGCCGCGCAGGAAGCCAAAAACCCCAAGCGCGACATGCCCATCGGCATCCTGGGCTCGCTGGCCATTTGCACCGTTCTCTACATCCTGTTCGGCCACGTGCTGACCGGCGTGGCCAACTGGCGCGAATTTGCTGACCCGGCTCTGGGCGGCGAAGCCTCGGTAACCTACGCCATCAAGGCGCACATGCCCGGCTACGGCTGGCTGGCCACGGCCGTCACGGTGGCCATTCTGCTTGGCTTCTCGTCGGTAATGCTCGTGATGCTCATGGGCCAGAGCCGCGTGTTCTTCTCGATGGCCAAGGACGGTCTCATGCCCAAAGCCTTCTCGGAACTGCACCCTCGCTTCAACACGCCCTACAAATCCAACCTTATGCTGATGGTGTTTGTGGGCCTGTTTGCGGCCTTCGTGCCCGGCTCGTTGGCCGGCGACCTCACCTCGTTCGGTACCCTGCTGGCCTTCGTGCTGGTGAGCCTGGGCGTGTGGATTATGCGCCGCTCCGACCCCGACCAGCCCCGGCCGTTCCGCTCGCCGCTCTCTTCGCCCAGCTTCCCGCTGGTGCCTATCATGGGCGCGCTCATCTGCCTGCTGCTGATTGTGGCCCTCGATGCCTTCACCCTGAAAGTGGCGTTGGGCTGGATGCTGCTTGGCTTTGTGGTCTACTTCCTCTACGGCCGTAGAAAATCGCTGCTCCAGAAAGGCATCGTGGTAGTGCCGACGGAGATGGAAGAGGCGGCCTTTATTGAGCCCAGCGACAAAAATCTGTAA